DNA from Isachenkonia alkalipeptolytica:
TGGAAGGACCAACAAGCCCTTTTCCAACCGGATATTTCCGTTCACCAGGTTGGTGGTATAGCTGTTATGATTCTTCTTTTTCGATTTGAATTTCGGGAACCCGATGGATTTGTCACGAAAAAAGTTGGTATAGGCAGTATTTAAGTGTAACTGGGCATTGGAGAGAGCTAAGCTATCCACTTCCTTCAGCCACTCAAATTCTTTTTTATACATGGCAGGGGTGTTATTAAGACTTTTTCCCGTGGATTTGTAGTGTTGGATTCGATCCGAAAGCATACGATTATAGACAAAGCGAACACAGCCAAAGGTTTTGGCAATCAAGTTTCTTTGTTGATCGTTTGGATAAATTCGAAATTTGAAGGCTCGGTTCATCACTTTTCCCCCTGGCTTTCAATATAGTTTTTTATAACCTCCAACGGGGCTCCTCCGGTTGTAAGTAAACAGTAACTCCTTGACCAAAAATGGTCTTTCCAAAGTTTACTTCCTATGGCAGGATACTC
Protein-coding regions in this window:
- a CDS encoding transposase produces the protein EYPAIGSKLWKDHFWSRSYCLLTTGGAPLEVIKNYIESQGEK
- a CDS encoding RNA-guided endonuclease TnpB family protein is translated as MNRAFKFRIYPNDQQRNLIAKTFGCVRFVYNRMLSDRIQHYKSTGKSLNNTPAMYKKEFEWLKEVDSLALSNAQLHLNTAYTNFFRDKSIGFPKFKSKKKNHNSYTTNLVNGNIRLEKGLLVLPKLKGVKIKQHREIPEDYTLKSVTISQTPSGKYYA